One region of Oryza glaberrima chromosome 7, OglaRS2, whole genome shotgun sequence genomic DNA includes:
- the LOC127780705 gene encoding putative yippee-like protein Os10g0369500 has product MGLLFVESLPGPKVFKCKFCGVDSASPDAIVSKEFRGRHGRAYLFDSVVNVSLGPREDRLLMTGLHTVNDIYCSCCQRLLGWRYEKAYSEDQKYKEGKYILEKHMMLKEG; this is encoded by the exons ATGGGTTTGCTGTTCGTGGAGTCGCTCCCGGGGCCGAAGGTGTTCAAGTGCAAGTTCTGCGGGGTGGACTCGGCGTCGCCGGACGCCATCGTGTCCAAGGAGTTccgcggccgccatggccgggcCTATCTCTTCGACAGCGT GGTGAACGTGAGCCTTGGTCCCAGGGAGGATCGCCTTCTCATGACTGGATTGCACACAGTGAATGATATCTATTGTAGCTGCTGCCAACGACTCCTTGGTTGGAGATAC GAGAAAGCTTATAGTGAGGACCAGAAGTACAAAGAAGGCAAGTATATATTAGAGAAGCACATGATGCTGAAAGAAGGATAG